One part of the Plasmodium cynomolgi strain B DNA, chromosome 3, whole genome shotgun sequence genome encodes these proteins:
- a CDS encoding replication factor a protein (putative): MNRNEEILSKATPDFIYKFFTEPSSEESIGANQIFLKVIDGTIPPQYYAIVHVGTEEASMTTAPISYVKKLIAIEKFSITNYYGKLFILTKKLRVLMSVDYFDIEDLFRRYQLQSISYLLLNTKAENASKDGGSRPVSEYNGEGRARTSNMISRYSSEHGNESKTRESNYYPRGGSAGAGAGAGAGAGAGAEYSNTAIPPASYSKLSDRQEGDTRADSYDRYQRVSGENLIKEPVPKNSSAAYEERPPYGDKPSYGERQPYGDKPPYGEKQPYGDNPPYGEKQPYGDKPPYGERPPYRDAPQNYHHGRMAEDKGRGKQFPERLNDPPSTAKFAHGESSTGRDYLPYGANELERNPREATSLSHQKDPTSQRAGQPYSNRNNTAGYDPNSANGANSGNGANSANSANSAYGKNHYSSGKSRTHNIAGELNNGRSGSSYDPGVGPPMGSSVYREEPPLGESISRSHPKARTSNTNAYMYEGEMEEGPAGLGAAGLGAAGPRAATAGEYKGRYTPTGNNPERGPPEERSYYQSGRGNSNMSKNASGAHDYYSYPPPRDAEEGGNCRSVDDETYYGRMGAPHGNGSGGGNSNEVGTKMDEGGRNGRNYNGEVAKLSRSEEAIHERYVPSEGATSGGGYGHRGGSNYGPSGVGSGGNDNNGSGHRGGMEPSKKARSESMGSLQETKETLNDMEEYPTERRSDTKSMLKENTSSRNSRKCAPYQQTNNPVIKINDGILMQINKLSQYSSKWIIKARVQSKDNVRRFYSGNKEGKVFNIELCDEDGEIKANFFGKAVDKWYDYLQVGKIYKISKGNVKAANKKFNTLKHDCEITLDENSIIELLEENDNIPKFIYNFASIDTIKNMNTGSLVDVIGVVFSFQETMQILIKKTGQYKEKRDLILIDDSNETINVTLWGEHALKIEEVHLRDNSIICFKYLKVGEWQGKKLESHPKTKIDVNPEIERTHVLQTWWSSNKQNLYSSVNVNTNSFHIELQKTIEEIKKDVNLANEDALSGKGIVFTTFGFIDHIYNSIPVYSACPDCNKKMITNVVEEEEDDINSSQMMDQSMYCAKCNKNNTPIYNYSINLKITDSTDSLRASAFAGCARTIMNGLSADEFMALRQEYVTQENIENFDLIEKVKLNEFFFRIKAYMTSHMDELKKNYTIIEIIPLNKLLVDNCKYLIRSIRSLTEKR; the protein is encoded by the exons atgaacaggaaCGAAGAAATTCTGTCCAAGGCAACGCCTGActttatatacaaattttttacagaaCCCAGCTCAGAAGAAAGCATAG GGGcaaatcaaatttttttaaaagtgatAGATGGCACCATCCCACCACAGTACTATGCCATTGTACACGTGGGGACGGAAGAAGCAAGTATGACCACTGCACCTATAtcttatgtaaaaaaattaatagctatagaaaaattttccatcaCAAATTACTATGGAAAgctttttatattaacaaaaaaacttCGGGTCCTTATGAGTGTAGATTATTTCGATATTGAGGACCTGTTTAGGAGATACCAGCTTCAGAGTATATCCTACTTGTTGCTGAACACAAAAGCTGAAAACGCTTCTAAGGATGGGGGATCTAGACCTGTCAGCGAATACAATGGAGAAGGGAGAGCCAGAACTAGCAACATGATTTCCCGCTATTCAAGTGAGCATGGAAATGAGAGCAAAACGAGGGAGAGTAATTATTACCCCCGTGGAGGGAGCGCAGGGGCGGGGGCAGGAGCAGGGGCAGGAGCAGGAGCAGGGGCAGAATACAGTAATACTGCCATTCCGCCAGCTAGCTATTCCAAATTGAGTGATCGCCAGGAAGGGGACACCAGAGCTGACAGCTATGACAGGTATCAACGAGTGTCGGGAGAAAATTTGATCAAGGAGCCGGTGCCCAAGAATAGCAGTGCTGCATATGAGGAGAGGCCTCCCTACGGGGATAAACCCTCTTACGGGGAGAGGCAACCCTACGGGGATAAACCTCCTTACGGAGAGAAGCAACCCTACGGGGATAACCCCCCTTACGGAGAGAAGCAACCCTACGGGGATAAACCCCCTTATGGGGAGAGGCCGCCGTATAGGGACGCCCCGCAAAACTACCACCACGGCAGAATGGCAGAAGATAAgggaagggggaagcaaTTCCCCGAAAGGTTGAATGACCCCCCCAGCACGGCCAAGTTCGCGCATGGCGAGAGTTCCACCGGTCGCGACTATCTCCCGTACGGTGCAAACGAATTGGAAAGGAACCCCCGCGAGGCCACATCTCTCTCGCACCAAAAGGACCCCACTTCGCAGAGGGCGGGCCAGCCCTACAGCAATCGAAACAACACCGCTGGGTATGACCCCAACAGCGCAAATGGTGCAAATAGTGGAAATGGTGCAAATAGCGCAAATAGCGCAAATAGCGCTTATGGAAAGAACCACTACAGCAGCGGTAAGAGCAGGACGCATAACATCGCAGGAGAGCTGAACAACGGCAGAAGCGGCAGCAGTTACGATCCCGGAGTCGGCCCCCCCATGGGCTCAAGCGTGTACAGAGAAGAACCCCCTTTGGGGGAAAGCATTAGTAGAAGTCACCCCAAGGCGCGCACGAGCAACACGAACGCCTATATGTACGAGGGGGAAATGGAGGAGGGACCAGCTGGGTTGGGAGCAGCTGGATTGGGGGCAGCTGGGCCGAGGGCAGCCACCGCCGGGGAGTACAAGGGCCGGTATACCCCCACTGGGAATAACCCAGAGAGGGGCCCCCCCGAAGAGAGGAGCTATTATCAAAGTGGCAGGGGGAACAGCAACATGAGCAAGAACGCAAGCGGGGCGCATGACTACTATAGCTACCCCCCACCACGTGATGCAGAAGAGGGGGGTAACTGCAGAAGTGTGGACGATGAGACGTATTACGGAAGGATGGGAGCTCCACACGGGAATggaagcggaggaggaaaCTCGAATGAGGTGGGTACGAAAATGGatgaagggggaagaaatggTAGGAATTACAATGGAGAGGTGGCGAAGCTTAGTAGGAGCGAAGAGGCGATACATGAGAGGTATGTTCCTTCTGAGGGGGCAACCAGTGGAGGAGGTTACGGTCATAGGGGGGGGAGCAATTACGGCCCATCCGGTGTAGGAAGCGGAGGCAATGATAATAACGGAAGTGGTCACCGGGGAGGGATGGAACCGAGCAAGAAGGCAAGGAGCGAAAGCATGGGAAGTCTGCAAGAAACGAAGGAAACACTAAACGATATGGAGGAGTACCCCACGGAGAGGAGGAGCGACACAAAGAGCATGCTGAAAGAAAATACCTCCAGTAGGAATAGCAGGAAATGCGCCCCCTACCAACAAACCAACAATccagtaataaaaataaatgatggCATTttaatgcaaataaataagcTGTCCCAGTATTCATCCAAATGGATAATCAAGGCAAGGGTTCAGTCTAAGGATAATGTGAGAAGGTTCTACTCAGGAAACAAAGAAGGGAAGGTATTCAACATCGAATTGTGTGATGAAGATggagaaataaaagcaaACTTTTTTGGAAAAGCAGTGGACAAATGGTATGACTATCTCCAagtaggaaaaatatataaaataagtaaaggAAATGTCAAGGCAgctaacaaaaaatttaatacaTTAAAACATGACTGTGAAATTACGCTAGACGAAAATTCAATTATCGAACTgttggaagaaaatgataatatccccaaatttatttacaattttgcatCTATAGatactataaaaaatatgaatacaGGTTCGCTAGTAGATGTGATAGGAGTAGTATTCAGCTTCCAAGAAACGATGCaaatattgataaaaaaaacaggacaATATAAAGAGAAAAGGGATCTAATTCTGATAGATGATAGCAACGAAACGATTAATGTAACTCTGTGGGGAGAACATGCTTTGAAAATTGAAGAAGTGCATCTAAGAGATAACAGCATAATCTGCTTTAAGTATTTAAAAGTTGGTGAGtggcagggaaaaaaactgGAGTCCCACCCAAAGACAAAGATTGACGTGAATCCAGAAATTGAGAGAACCCATGTGCTACAGACTTGGTGGAGTAGTAACAAACAGAACCTTTACAGCTCGGTGAATGTGAATACGAATAGCTTCCATATCGAGTTACAAAAAACtattgaagaaattaaaaaggatgtTAATTTGGCTAATGAAGATGCCTTATCAGGAAAAGGAATCGTTTTTACGACTTTTGGTTTCATCGATCATATTTATAACTCCATCCCTGTGTACTCGGCTTGTCCGgattgcaataaaaaaatgattacaaATGtcgtggaggaggaagaggacgaTATTAATTCCTCCCAAATGATGGACCAATCTATGTACTGTGCCAAAtgcaacaaaaataacaccCCCATATATAACTACTCCATTAATCTTAAAATTACAGACAGCACGGATTCCTTGAGGGCCTCTGCCTTTGCTGGATGTGCTCGTACTATCATGAACGGCTTGTCCGCTGACGAGTTCATGGCCCTCAGGCAGGAGTACGTCACGCAGGAAAATATTGAGAACTTCGACCTCATTGAGAAGGTCAAGCTgaatgagtttttttttcgcatcaAGGCTTACATGACGTCACACATGGATGAGCTGAAGAAGAACTACACCATTATAGAGATCATCCCACTTAACAAGCTGCTCGTGGACAACTGCAAGTATTTGATCCGGTCCATCCGCAGCCTGACGGAGAAGCGGTGA
- a CDS encoding NAD(P)-binding protein/reductase (putative) translates to MLNYVKKYIYFELLLILRAVNYYVPLDRCLNIAVIFYLTLLGLIYLAFKFRYRGGNGSGDVSWAFDGKHVCIVGGSEGLGLSLAKRIVRENPRTLTIMSRNTAKLRTAKEVLLQELSIQKSHKDHLQINIVKCDIGMKESINEAFQNVRTNNSIDKEKDQGGEQSMGSSQRRRNHPLDTQQEKDQTLNDVDVLICNAAYVCTEENNKLQMYDLLYTVNTNIYGNIDVISRVITNMKKKRKGFILFVNSEGALYPIYGYSYYLMSKTCMWTYTYILDQELKHYNVHFANAFLPSIQTPGYVLENLKKPTVTKRIEDLTSTVDSDYAADKVVAKIKEGRKFITLDLNGFMLSVLHSGYRNPESYFDYLVCVSFCGVFVFVSSLYKLYIEHIIRRNVFHPLGAVRSGGYHASAFSPSF, encoded by the exons ATGCTCAATTACGTGAAGAAATACATATACTTCGAACTGCTGCTAATTTTGCGTGCGGTGAACTACTACGTTCCGTTAGACAGGTGCTTGAATATCGCAGTGATATTTTACCTGACCCTTTTGGGGCTCATTTATTTGGCCTTTAAGTTTAGGTACCGCGGGGGGAACGGGTCGGGTGACGTGAGTTGGGCCTTCGACGGGAAGCACGTATGTATAGTGG GTGGGTCCGAAGGCCTGGGCCTCTCGCTAGCCAAGCGAATCGTCCGGGAAAACCCCCGCACCCTAACCATCATGTCGAGGAACACCGCCAAGCTACGCACAGCAAAGGAAGTTTTACTACAAGAACTTAGCATACAAAAATCCCATAAGGATCATCTCCAAATAAATATAGTTAAATGCGACATCGGCATGAAGGAATCGATCAATGAAGCGTTCCAAAATGTACGAACGAATAACAGTAtagataaagaaaaggatCAAGGGGGAGAGCAATCGATGGGAAGTAGCCAAAGAAGGAGGAATCACCCCCTCGACACTCAGCAAGAGAAAGATCAAACGTTAAACGATGTGGATGTCCTCATATGTAACGCTGCCTATGTCTGcacagaagaaaataataagcTTCAAATGTACGATCTGCTATACACAGTAAACACAAATATTTATGGCAACATTGATGTCATCTCGAGAGTTATTACTaacatgaagaagaaaagaaagggatttattttatttgttaattCTGAAGGAGCTCTTTATCCTATTTATGGTTATTCCTATTATTTAATGAGCAAAACGTGTATGTggacatatacatacattttgGACCAGGAGTTAAAGCACTACAATGTGCATTTTGCAAATGCCTTTCTCCCATCCATTCAAACACCAGGGTATGTATTggagaatttaaaaaaacctACTGTCACGAAAAGGATTGAAGATTTAACGAGCACTGTGGATTCAGATTATGCGGCTGATAAAGTAGTTGCTAAAATTaaggaggggagaaaattcaTAACGTTAGATTTGAATGGCTTCATGTTATCCGTTTTGCATAGTGGTTATAGGAACCCGGAGTCCTACTTTGATTACTTAGTTTGCGTATCATTCTGTGGTGTCTTCGTTTTTGTGTCTTCCCTCTACAAGCTGTATATCGAACACATCATCCGAAGGAACGTCTTCCACCCCCTGGGGGCCGTACGCTCCGGGGGGTACCACGCCTCGgccttttccccctcattTTGA
- a CDS encoding polypeptide chain release factor 2 (putative): MVGRMLKFNLLTRVSTIQWEEKFVKYPSFIFSQQKISQCTKPTSRLCLHLNKPSQNKFELIRKKLEGIGVFQKDIEESFVKGTGKGGQKVNKTNNCVMIRYDSGEGEKIVIKCHKYRCLQKNRIYARELLYDKITSIRDNLEDAITHEIEKEKRRVLKPTDREKRESINYKKRRSEVKNNRQKSFRYEDDIG, from the exons ATGGTGGGGAGAATGCTCAAGTTCAA CTTGCTTACTCGTGTCAGCACTATacagtgggaagaaaaatttgtaaag TACCCAAGCTTCATTTTCTCTCAGCAGAAAATTTCACAGTGCACTAAACCCACAAGCCGACTGTGCCTCCACCTGAACAAACCATCCCAAAACAAATTCGAActgataagaaaaaaattagaaggCATAGGAGTGTTTCAAAAAGACATCGAAGAAAGTTTCGTCAAGGGCACGGGAAAAGGCGGGCAGAAGGTTAACAAAACGAATAACTGCGTCATGATAAGATATGACAgcggggagggggagaaaatagTAATCAAATGCCACAAGTACAG atgtttacaaaaaaacagaatatACGCACGGGAGCTGCTGTACGATAAAATTACTTCCATTAGGGACAACCTGGAGGATGCTATTACTCACGAAATTGAA AAGGAAAAGCGAAGAGTATTAAAACCGACGGATAGGGAAAAGAGGGAGTCAATAAATTATAAGAAACGCAGATCGGAAGTGAAAAACAATCGGCAAAAGAGTTTTCGCTATGAGGATGACATTGGTTGA